Within Runella rosea, the genomic segment AAATCGGGCTTTGGCTCACAAGAGGGCACACCCATCAACAACGAAGACATTGCGTGGGCCACCCGAAAGATAGACGAAACCTTTGGGCAGAAAAAACTAAAAACGCGTATTGTATTGACTGAAGCGGCACAAATTGATTATTTGTACAAATCAAAAACCAACCGCTCGGAGGTACATCAGGACAATCAAATCGAGACTTTTTTTGACAAATCGAGCCCGAATTACGTAGGAAACCTAAAATCGGTTGAAAGTCTGATGTGCGGTCACAGTTATTTTACGACTTCCCCCACCGCCGAACTCATCAAAAAGAGACAGGACTTGGGGGCTAGAATAAAGCAACAAAATATCCCGTATTGGCAATCAGAGTACTGTATTTTGGGAGATAATGCGGGCGAAATCAAAGGGAACGGGGTGGATTTAGGCATGAAAACGGCCCTGTACGTTGCCAAAGTGATTCATGCCGACCTCACGCACGCCAATGCTTCGGCCTGGCATTGGTGGCTTTCGGTGAGTGCCAATGATTTTAAAGACGGTTTGATTTACGTTTTCAACAACGGAGTGAAAGGAGAAAACGACAAGAATAAATTTGATGGGGAAGTATTGGACTCCAAATTGTTGTGGGCATTGGGGAACTATAGCCGATTTATCAGGCCCAACATGCAGCGTATTAAAACTGAAATTGCGGCTGAAAACGTGCTGGTGTCGGGATATACCTCCAAAAATCAAGCTGTCGTGGTTTTTGTGAATAATGGTGAAAGTCAACGGGTTGAATTGCCAAAGATGCGAAAAAAACAAAAAGCAGATGCCTTTTTTACTTCTCAAACCGAAAATTTGACACACCGAAAAGTAAACAAAAACACCCTCGAACTGCCCGCCGAATCGGTGGTGACGCTGGTGATTACGTACTAGAATGTTACAAAGGGGAAGATTTCATCAAATTATCTAATTTGTTTAGTGCTTATTGGTAGGTTTTGAAGGAGTTAGGAGAAAATAAATTTCCTTTTGAACGGCATTTTATCAGAAATTTACCGTATTTTAGTTGCATTCTCCGCCCATTATTGTCATTGATTTTTTTCAAATCGACTATGTTCATTCATTTTTTTACTTCAACAAATGGAAAAGACACTCTACGTCGCTTCGCTGTTTTTTCTGTGTTTTTGGGCGAAAGCACAGGAAAACAAACCGTATAACTACATTGTGCCCGAATCAAAAATTGCCGATTCTGATCATACGATTGAAGTCAATAAGAAAGGGGATACGGTTTTTATTGCGCATTACAAAGGGCAAGATTTGATCAACCGCAGCAATCAAGATTTTATCAAAACCTATAAAGGCACTCCTTTTTTTAAGAATGGTTGGTACCGTGGTAAAGTCCAAACGGGTACTGGAATGGAATGGGAGTTTGTGATGGCTTATAACATTCAGAAAGAGGAGGTTTATTTGTCAAACAACCCTAATATGGAAGTCACCGTGATGAAACCCGTCTCTTTTACGATGGCAGGACATACGTTCAGGCAATACAAAAACCAATATTACGAGGTTATTTACGAGGGGGGGAGCCAGATTTGGAAAGAATATGGATGTACGTTGATTTTTAGCAAATCGGGTCAACGAACGGGCTATGAAGCCGAGGGGGGTGTCAATGAATACGATGGAGAGTTTTTAAAAACCGTAAAATATTACCTGAAAGAAGGGGATAGACTGCGGGAAATTCCTTCTAAAAATCGACTTTTTAAACTGTTTGGCACAAAATCCAATGATGTTAAAAACTATGCGAAAACCGAAGGGCTCAATCTTTCCAAAGAAATAAACTTGGTCTCCTTATTTAGATATTACGACTCTTTGTAAGAAAATATCCCAAAAAAAATGTGTTTTTTTCGCTAGTTCACAACTTTTTAAACCTAAAAACGTTTCACTGTAAGTTCATTAAACAAATAACAAACAAACATGAGAAATTCATTTTTTGCCTTATTCCTTTCGATTATTGCGCTTAATTTTGCCTGTAGTCAAAATCCCCCTAAAAGCCCGCTCATTACGGTTGACGGTAAAGACGTGAAAGTGGTCTTTGGACAGCCTTCCAAGCGTGGTCGGGTTATTTTTGGGGCTGAAGGTAGCCAAAGCCTTGAAAAATACGGCAAAGTATGGCGTACGGGTGCCAACGAAGCAACCGTGATTACCTTCAAAAAAGATGGTCAATTTGGAGGGAAACCCGTAAAAGCGGGTGACTACGGATTGTTTTCAATTCCTGGTGAAAAAGAATGGGTAGTAATCCTCAACAGTGAGCCAAAACAATGGGGTGCC encodes:
- a CDS encoding glycoside hydrolase: MKQLFHLLLIISFHVSIAQKLSIDPTVTYQTMHSFGASDCWSMQMVGRYYPVEKRNKIAELLFSKELDAAGNPKGIGLSMWRFNIGAGSTEQGTGSKITNEWRRAECFLENGKYNWTKQQGQQWFLEAAKRHGVDFTLGFLNSAPVSMTKNGLAIGSGTLGEWNFDKSKMDDFADFLAQVSAKFNFDYLSPFNEPQWDWGPKSKSGFGSQEGTPINNEDIAWATRKIDETFGQKKLKTRIVLTEAAQIDYLYKSKTNRSEVHQDNQIETFFDKSSPNYVGNLKSVESLMCGHSYFTTSPTAELIKKRQDLGARIKQQNIPYWQSEYCILGDNAGEIKGNGVDLGMKTALYVAKVIHADLTHANASAWHWWLSVSANDFKDGLIYVFNNGVKGENDKNKFDGEVLDSKLLWALGNYSRFIRPNMQRIKTEIAAENVLVSGYTSKNQAVVVFVNNGESQRVELPKMRKKQKADAFFTSQTENLTHRKVNKNTLELPAESVVTLVITY
- a CDS encoding DUF2911 domain-containing protein, encoding MRNSFFALFLSIIALNFACSQNPPKSPLITVDGKDVKVVFGQPSKRGRVIFGAEGSQSLEKYGKVWRTGANEATVITFKKDGQFGGKPVKAGDYGLFSIPGEKEWVVILNSEPKQWGAYNYKQDKDVLRITVPTIALKEPVEKLNFEVKDNALIFVWDTSSFSVPLKF